TCGAAGAAGTCCATGCGGGGGCAACCGGCCGGGGCGACTCAAGTATTTCCATCGCCCACGCGAGCGGATCGAACGGGAAGACTCAATTACTCACGTCAGGTTAGGCCTATCTGATGACACTCGCGGCGGTGGTGTTCGACTTAGACGAGACGCTCGCCGTGACGACCCGCGACCGCCAACGATTGCTCGCGGACACGGCGACTGCGGCCGGGTTAGAACCGATCGAGTACGGCACGTACGAACGCGCCCACCGGGAATCCGTGACGGGCGACACTCGCGCGCGGATCTTCGAAACGCTCATCGACGACGAATCGATCGACCCCCACGCCGTCGCCGAGACCTACCGGGGCGTGGTCAACGAGCACTTAGAACCGATCGAGGGGGCCGAAGCGTTGCTCACCCAACTCACCACGGGAGCCGGCTACCGCGTCGGCGTCCTGACTGACGGTCCCGAGCGCGCCCAGTGCTCGAAAATCGAGAAACTAGGATGGGGAGACCTCCTTGACGCGACCGTCGTCACCGGACGTATGGAGACGCGCAAGCCCGATCCGGTCGCCTTCGAAGCGGTGCTTGGGGCCCTGTCTGTCGACGCCGACCAAGCAGTCTACGTCGGCGACAAGCCGGAAGCTGACGTCGAAGGAGCACTCGACGCCGGCATGCGGGCGATCCAGGTCCTCTATCAGGGCGGCCCGGACCCCCATCCGCGCGCCGACGCTCACATCGAACGGGAGAATCTCGGCACGGAATTGCCGGCGGTCGTCGAATCACTGTAACGAACGGACGGCAGTACTCACGGCAAGCGATCGACGACCGCGACGAGCAGATCGACGGCAGCCTTCGTTTCCGCGGCCGAGTCGACGACGACCACGACTGGGCCTTCCGTCTCCTCGACTTCGAGACTGGTATGTTCGGCAGCCGATCGAACGGCTGTTGTGCCTTCGGGAAATCGTATCTCGACGCCCGTTTCGCGGGGAACTATCTCGGCCAGTGGGCTCTCATCGCAGACGATCGTCGTATCGTCCCCTGTCGCCTCGATCGAGAAGCGTTCGAGGCCGGCCGTCTCGCGGCCGTCGATCTCCGCACGGAGGACCTCAGCAATGCGGTCGCCGTCGGGAAGCCGATCCCGAACCATCTCAGCGCCCCTCGATCGCTTGGTTTGGGGCCTCACTGACGTCGATACCCTGGCGGCGAGCGTAGAGGACAGCCGCGGCTTCCAGCGTGATCGCGAGGTCTGACTGGAGGCCGTTGATGGCCGCGACGGCTTCCTGTTTGTCGATGCCTTCGGCGAGGAGTGCATCGAGAACGCGTTCGAACGTCGAACGCTCCCGGAGGATGGACTCGTCGGGGACGAAATCAGGTGGGACCGTCACCGAAGCGTGATCGAAGGTGAGTTCGAGGGTCTGTTCTTCGACCGTGAGCAGCCCTTCGCTGGCGGCGACATCGATGAGTCGCTTTGCCTGCTCGGGCGACACCCAGTCCCGGTCTAAAGAGAGGTCGACGACGAAATCGCTGCGGGGAAGACGATTCGTCCCGGCCTGGACGAACGGGGCAGCGACGGCTGTTCGGAGGCTCATTACGCCGAGGTGGGCCGCTCGCGCTTCTAAACTTGACGATCGCGGCCCAGATTCGAGGGGTTGAAGTACGCCCTCGCACTTGCTTTCGGTATGAAATTCCAGGGACGCTCGACGCGCAAGCGCACCGGTGGTCGACGCCGACACGCCCGAAACAAACGCAAACACGAACTCGGTGACGAGCCGACCGAGACGGAAGTCGGCGAGCAGAAACTCAAGTTCGTCGACGCGCGTGGTGGCACCGAGAAAGTCCGGACCATCGCGACGGACGTCGCCAGCGTGGCGACCGACGACGGGACCATCAGCGCCGAGATCGAGAACGTCGTCGAGAACCCCGCCAACCCCAACTACGTCCGGCGGAACATCATCACGAAAGGCGCAGTCATCGAGACCAGCGAGGGCGAGGCCCGCGTAACCTCCCGACCCGGCCAGGACGGCCAGGTCAACGCCGAACTGCTCGAATAACTGCGACTCGTTTTGTCGAGGCAGACTGTCTCAAGCAGTGTGCGATTTCGAGGGACAAGACGACGGTTCGACAGTAATGGCGATACTTACCCGAGGAAAGTGTTGAGAGCGTCGCCGACCCGTTCGGGTGCCGCCTCGATCCCCATGTGTCCGACGTCGTCGAACGGGATAACGCAGACATCCGAGAGTCGGTCCGAAAGCGCTCCGACGGCGTCCCGAAGGTGGTCCGGCCCGCGTTTACCCGTCAAGAGTAGTGTTGGGGCATCGACGACGGGCAGTTCCGAGATCCGGTAGTTCTCGACGGCGCGAGTCTCTCGAACGACGGTCTCGACGCGATCGAGCGGTGCCTCATCTGGCCACCACGGAAGGGCAGTCACGTCAGGCACCCCGCCGGCTTCTTCGACAAACAACCGGAGTGACTCGCGGCGTTCGCCCGCATCGAGGCGGTCCTGCATGCGGTTGGCAAGGTCGTTATCCCGATGCTCGCCGACCAGCACGGCCGGTTCATAGAGGACGAGACGCTCGATGGAGAGGTCCGGCGCGGCCGCCAGCGCGACGAGCCCCCCGAAAGAATGGCCAAATACGGAGGGAGTCCCGTCGACTGCGGCAACGAGAGCGCGCAGATCCTCGATCTCGCGGTCGAGACTGTAGTGGGATCCGTCCTCGCTGTCACCGCGCCCACGGCGATCTGGGACGATGAGCGTCTGTTCGTCGGCCAGATGGGGAATCAACGGCCGGAAACTGTGGCGGTCGGCGCTGGAACCGTGCAGGAGGATAAGCGGCGCTCCCTCACCGCGTCGTTCGTAGGCGATACGTGTACCGTCTGCGGACGTCACCGTTTGCATGGATCGATCGCTCGGGGACGGGCGAGACTAAGACTAACTCTCAGTCATGCGGCCATTCAAGTGGGAACAAGAATCCGAGCCGTAGATCACGCATCCGGGCCATCGAAGTACGTCTCGATCAGTGCGAGTTGGCCTCGTCGGAGTCGCTCGGAGAGCGAGGACGCGCTGATATCGAGACCGGCTGCGATGTCGGCCAGCGATGCGTCCCTGGGCACGGCGAAGTAGCCCTGTTCCGCGGCCGCGAGAAGTGCCTCGCGCTGGGGCTCGGTCAGCCCGTCAGCTTCTGCATGTGGACGTGAGACCGGCTTGATCCGACGGAGGCGGAAGCTACCGTGGCGCTCCCAAAACGACTGAAACTCCGCGAGAGTCGCCCGATCTGCGAAGCAGCCGGACTGGATCCAGCCGGTCTGTGTCACCCGGATCTCATCGACGAGGGAGTCAGTATCGGCCAGGGCTTTCAGCCCACCCACGTCGAAGTCCTCGGGAAAGTGATCACTCATACTCAGGGCTGGCAACACCTTGTACTGCGGTGGCGCATCGGACTCGTCGAGACGTGTGTATCCGGCCACGAACATCGCCTCGTCGAAGGCTTTCTCAACAGCCGGAGCCGGCCCCTCTTGGACAGTAACGATGAACGGTGTGTATTCGTCCTGGCTGGGAACCAAGCGGACCAGGAGAGTCGCGTCCGGGACCGAGGCCACCATGGAGACGAACGGCAGGTGCTCGCAGGTAATCTCGTAGGTGGCACGC
The sequence above is drawn from the Halorhabdus sp. CBA1104 genome and encodes:
- a CDS encoding HAD family hydrolase — protein: MTLAAVVFDLDETLAVTTRDRQRLLADTATAAGLEPIEYGTYERAHRESVTGDTRARIFETLIDDESIDPHAVAETYRGVVNEHLEPIEGAEALLTQLTTGAGYRVGVLTDGPERAQCSKIEKLGWGDLLDATVVTGRMETRKPDPVAFEAVLGALSVDADQAVYVGDKPEADVEGALDAGMRAIQVLYQGGPDPHPRADAHIERENLGTELPAVVESL
- a CDS encoding DUF2240 family protein gives rise to the protein MSLRTAVAAPFVQAGTNRLPRSDFVVDLSLDRDWVSPEQAKRLIDVAASEGLLTVEEQTLELTFDHASVTVPPDFVPDESILRERSTFERVLDALLAEGIDKQEAVAAINGLQSDLAITLEAAAVLYARRQGIDVSEAPNQAIEGR
- a CDS encoding 30S ribosomal protein S8e, yielding MKFQGRSTRKRTGGRRRHARNKRKHELGDEPTETEVGEQKLKFVDARGGTEKVRTIATDVASVATDDGTISAEIENVVENPANPNYVRRNIITKGAVIETSEGEARVTSRPGQDGQVNAELLE
- a CDS encoding alpha/beta fold hydrolase; the encoded protein is MQTVTSADGTRIAYERRGEGAPLILLHGSSADRHSFRPLIPHLADEQTLIVPDRRGRGDSEDGSHYSLDREIEDLRALVAAVDGTPSVFGHSFGGLVALAAAPDLSIERLVLYEPAVLVGEHRDNDLANRMQDRLDAGERRESLRLFVEEAGGVPDVTALPWWPDEAPLDRVETVVRETRAVENYRISELPVVDAPTLLLTGKRGPDHLRDAVGALSDRLSDVCVIPFDDVGHMGIEAAPERVGDALNTFLG
- a CDS encoding helix-turn-helix domain-containing protein, with the protein product MALRATYEITCEHLPFVSMVASVPDATLLVRLVPSQDEYTPFIVTVQEGPAPAVEKAFDEAMFVAGYTRLDESDAPPQYKVLPALSMSDHFPEDFDVGGLKALADTDSLVDEIRVTQTGWIQSGCFADRATLAEFQSFWERHGSFRLRRIKPVSRPHAEADGLTEPQREALLAAAEQGYFAVPRDASLADIAAGLDISASSLSERLRRGQLALIETYFDGPDA